In one window of Clarias gariepinus isolate MV-2021 ecotype Netherlands chromosome 10, CGAR_prim_01v2, whole genome shotgun sequence DNA:
- the clcf1 gene encoding uncharacterized protein clcf1, which yields MMRVDVHQAHLVLLLAAAVGCVQVQDHALMLSNERSTIERTYELTKYLNHQLKEIKDTYLSYLGPPFSDPGFSPPRPNISSLAVPSAATREDLWRGLENGARLAQNQRAYSVLLCAVRELARSTLCPYLQSSLLHFCSGLSGLLGSISGLMNALGYTPPLHGNAPPSQKYTPLLSSPYQRANMNGPAPLRNHASRVQSGLGGTRDGTAGHESERKRDRERERGERGRRGRRREGESWAEREEEEREEGQERWRRRRRLLSVEDEDGGKQTSHGYDPNSNNNNNMNSTHTSSKHYFSKYGKDKNLNMNSTGSGAWLPTETERERRISMDEEEDEFQADVPVLFSSPSLHSGRSGRPISSPHPPLSPLSLLYAYEDGVTEVDSHLSIASPSPRPALNDFTRKVEGFWVLRELQSWLFRSAKDFTRLKKRLRV from the exons TCCATCAGGCTCACCTAGTGCTGCTGTTGGCCGCTGCTGTGGGGTGTGTTCAGGTGCAGGACCACGCGCTGATGTTGTCCAACGAGAGGAGCACGATAGAGAGAACGTACGAGCTGACCAAATACCTGAACCACCAGCTGAAGGAAATTAAAGACACTTAC CTCTCATATCTCGGTCCTCCATTCAGTGACCCAGGCTTTTCCCCACCGAGGCCCAACATCTCCTCCCTGGCGGTTCCCAGTGCAGCAACGCGAGAGGACCTGTGGCGTGGTCTTGAGAACGGCGCCCGCCTTGCACAGAACCAGCGAGCGTACAGCGTACTGCTGTGTGCTGTGCGTGAACTGGCGCGCTCCACGTTGTGCCCCTACCTCCAAAGCTCCCTCCTTCACTTCTGCTCCGGCCTGAGCGGACTCCTGGGTTCCATCTCAGGGCTGATGAACGCCCTGGGCTACACCCCGCCCCTGCATGGCAACGCACCCCCTTCTCAGAAATACACGCCGCTGTTGTCCTCTCCGTATCAGCGGGCAAACATGAACGGCCCGGCTCCTTTAAGGAACCATGCATCTCGGGTTCAGAGCGGCCTAGGAGGAACAAGGGACGGAACAGCTGGACATGAGAGCGAGAGGAAGAGGGATAGAGAAAGGGAGAGGGGTGAGCGAGGGAGGAGAGGGAGGCGGAGGGAGGGGGAGAGCTGGGcggagagagaggaggaggagcggGAGGAAGGTCAggagaggtggaggaggaggagaaggctGCTGTCTGTCGAAGATGAGGACGGCGGTAAACAAACAAGCCACGGCTACGATCCAAAcagcaacaataataacaacatgaaCAGCACCCACACAAGTTCCAAGCACTATTTCAGCAAATATGGCAAAGACAAAAACTTAAACATGAACAGCACAGGCAGCGGCGCCTGGCTTCCCACGGAAACGGAGAGAGAGCGAAGGATAAGCATGGACGAAGAGGAGGACGAGTTCCAAGCGGATGTTCCTGTCCTCTTTTCCTCTCCGTCTCTCCATTCGGGGCGCTCAGGACGCCCCATATCCTCTCCCCACCCACCACTCTCTCCGCTCTCCCTTCTCTATGCGTACGAAGACGGGGTTACTGAGGTCGATTCGCACTTGAGCATAGCCTCTCCCTCGCCACGCCCTGCCCTCAACGACTTCACACGGAAAGTGGAGGGATTCTGGGTACTCAGAGAGCTCCAGAGCTGGCTGTTCAGATCAGCCAAGGACTTCACCAGACTGAAGAAGCGACTCCGTGTGTGA